One Oenanthe melanoleuca isolate GR-GAL-2019-014 chromosome 3, OMel1.0, whole genome shotgun sequence DNA segment encodes these proteins:
- the PDCD2 gene encoding programmed cell death protein 2 isoform X1: MAPGVELGFAAVAEGPGGAWRLRSACFPSKVGGRPAWLGEAGLPGPAALRCGRCQQPCAFLLQLYAPLPGRPDAFHRTLFVFACRSPACYRLAGPSGPFRVFRNQLPRRNDTYSEEPPPEEPPPGPAPAPPRRLGSGAALCRVCGCLGPRSCGRCRRAAYCGPEHQALDWRRGHRRTCGQHAAGDDSADAIPEHNEFLFPEYEILIEPEEPESPADNSEDERGAADTSKDTKEQEKLGAAGVADETFQSLDEETLEAMAKHETEEEKIFRMFKKQVAAEPEQIIRYCRGEGGPLWVSGENRPEEKDIPNCVCGAKRKFEFQIMPQLLNHLQVDSLGESIDWGTLVVYTCADSCGGANEYLEEFIWKQDYSMGCTI, encoded by the exons ATGGCTCCCGGCGTGGAGCTGGGTTTCGCGGCGGTGGCGGAGGGCCCGGGCGGTGCCTGGCGGCTGCGCAGCGCCTGCTTCCCCAGCAAGGTGGGGGGGCGGCCCGCGTGGCTGGGCGAGGCCGGGCTGCCGGGCCCCGCCGCTCTGCGCTGCGGCcgctgccagcagccctgcgccttcctgctgcagctgtacGCGCCGCTGCCCGGCCGCCCCGACGCCTTCCACCGCACGCTCTTCGTGTTCGCCTGCCGCAGCCCCGCCTGCTACCGCCTGGCGGGCCCGAGCGGGCCCTTCCGCG TGTTCCGGAACCAGCTGCCGCGGCGGAACGACACGTACTCGGAGGAGCCGCCCCCCGAGGAGCcgcccccgggcccggcccccgcgcccccccggCGGCTGGGCAGCGGCGCCGCGCTCTGCCGGGTGTGCGGCTGCCTCGGGCCGCGCAgctgcgggcgctgccgccgcgcCGCCTACTGCGGGCCCGAGCACCAGGCGCTGGACTGGCGGCGCGGGCACCGCCGCACCTGCGGGCAGCACGCCGCCGGAG ATGACTCGGCAGATGCCATTCCAGAGCATAACGAATTCCTTTTTCCAGAATACGAAATTTTGATAGAACCTGAGGAACCAGAATCTCCTGCTGACAACAGTGAGGATGAACGAGGAGCTGCAGATACATCAAAGGACACGAAAGAACAAGAGAAACTTGGAGCTGCAGGCGTTGCAg ATGAAACATTTCAGTCCTTAGATGAAGAGACATTGGAAGCAATGGCAAAACATGagactgaagaagaaaagatctTCCGaatgtttaaaaaacaagtaGCTGCTGAACCAGAGCAG ATTATTAGATACTGCAGAGGAGAAGGTGGTCCACTCTGGGTGTCAGGTGAAAATAGGCCTGAAGAAAAAGACATCCCAAATTGTGTATGTGGTGCCAAAAGGAAATTTGAATTTCAG ATTATGCCACAGCTCCTGAATCACCTTCAGGTTGACAGCCTCGGAGAGAGCATTGACTGGGGAACGCTGGTGGTGTACACTTGTGCTGACAGCTGTGGTGGGGCAAACGAATACCTGGAAGAGTTCATATGGAAACAAGACTATTCCATGGGCTGTACTATATGA
- the PDCD2 gene encoding programmed cell death protein 2 isoform X2: MAPGVELGFAAVAEGPGGAWRLRSACFPSKVGGRPAWLGEAGLPGPAALRCGRCQQPCAFLLQLYAPLPGRPDAFHRTLFVFACRSPACYRLAGPSGPFRVFRNQLPRRNDTYSEEPPPEEPPPGPAPAPPRRLGSGAALCRVCGCLGPRSCGRCRRAAYCGPEHQALDWRRGHRRTCGQHAAGEYEILIEPEEPESPADNSEDERGAADTSKDTKEQEKLGAAGVADETFQSLDEETLEAMAKHETEEEKIFRMFKKQVAAEPEQIIRYCRGEGGPLWVSGENRPEEKDIPNCVCGAKRKFEFQIMPQLLNHLQVDSLGESIDWGTLVVYTCADSCGGANEYLEEFIWKQDYSMGCTI; this comes from the exons ATGGCTCCCGGCGTGGAGCTGGGTTTCGCGGCGGTGGCGGAGGGCCCGGGCGGTGCCTGGCGGCTGCGCAGCGCCTGCTTCCCCAGCAAGGTGGGGGGGCGGCCCGCGTGGCTGGGCGAGGCCGGGCTGCCGGGCCCCGCCGCTCTGCGCTGCGGCcgctgccagcagccctgcgccttcctgctgcagctgtacGCGCCGCTGCCCGGCCGCCCCGACGCCTTCCACCGCACGCTCTTCGTGTTCGCCTGCCGCAGCCCCGCCTGCTACCGCCTGGCGGGCCCGAGCGGGCCCTTCCGCG TGTTCCGGAACCAGCTGCCGCGGCGGAACGACACGTACTCGGAGGAGCCGCCCCCCGAGGAGCcgcccccgggcccggcccccgcgcccccccggCGGCTGGGCAGCGGCGCCGCGCTCTGCCGGGTGTGCGGCTGCCTCGGGCCGCGCAgctgcgggcgctgccgccgcgcCGCCTACTGCGGGCCCGAGCACCAGGCGCTGGACTGGCGGCGCGGGCACCGCCGCACCTGCGGGCAGCACGCCGCCGGAG AATACGAAATTTTGATAGAACCTGAGGAACCAGAATCTCCTGCTGACAACAGTGAGGATGAACGAGGAGCTGCAGATACATCAAAGGACACGAAAGAACAAGAGAAACTTGGAGCTGCAGGCGTTGCAg ATGAAACATTTCAGTCCTTAGATGAAGAGACATTGGAAGCAATGGCAAAACATGagactgaagaagaaaagatctTCCGaatgtttaaaaaacaagtaGCTGCTGAACCAGAGCAG ATTATTAGATACTGCAGAGGAGAAGGTGGTCCACTCTGGGTGTCAGGTGAAAATAGGCCTGAAGAAAAAGACATCCCAAATTGTGTATGTGGTGCCAAAAGGAAATTTGAATTTCAG ATTATGCCACAGCTCCTGAATCACCTTCAGGTTGACAGCCTCGGAGAGAGCATTGACTGGGGAACGCTGGTGGTGTACACTTGTGCTGACAGCTGTGGTGGGGCAAACGAATACCTGGAAGAGTTCATATGGAAACAAGACTATTCCATGGGCTGTACTATATGA
- the TBP gene encoding TATA-box-binding protein, which yields MDQNNSLPPYAQGLASPQGAMTPGIPIFSPMMPYGTGLTPQPVQSTNSLSILEEQQRQQQQQQAAQQSTSQQATQGTSGQTPQLFHSQTLTTAPLPGTTPLYPSPMTPMTPITPATPASESSGIVPQLQNIVSTVNLGCKLDLKTIALRARNAEYNPKRFAAVIMRIREPRTTALIFSSGKMVCTGAKSEEQSRLAARKYARVVQKLGFPAKFLDFKIQNMVGSCDVKFPIRLEGLVLTHQQFSSYEPELFPGLIYRMIKPRIVLLIFVSGKVVLTGAKVRAEIYEAFENIYPILKGFRKTT from the exons ATGGATCAGAACAACAGCTTGCCACCCTATGCTCAAGGCTTAGCCTCCCCTCAG GGTGCAATGACTCCAGGAATTCCAATTTTCAGCCCGATGATGCCATATGGCACAGGACTGACGCCGCAGCCTGTCCAGAGCACCAACAGTCTGTCCATATTGGAGGAacagcagcggcagcagcagcagcagcaggcagcacagcaatCCACGTCACAGCAAGCCACACAGGGAACATCTGGTCAAACCCCCCAGCTCTTCCATTCACAGACTCTTACCACAGCCCCTTTACCAGGAACCACCCCTCTGTACCCCTCTCCAATGACTCCAATGACTCCAATAACTCCTGCAACACCGGCGTCAGAGAGCTCTGGCATAGTGCCACAACTACA GAATATTGTGTCCACAGTAAATCTTGGTTGCAAACTTGACCTAAAAACTATTGCACTTCGTGCCCGAAATGCTGAATATAATCCCAAG CgttttgctgctgttattaTGAGAATAAGAGAACCACGTACTACTGCACTGATATTCAGCTCTGGGAAAATGGTGTGCACAGGAGCAAAAAG TGAGGAGCAATCCAGACTGGCAGCAAGGAAGTATGCAAGAGTTGTTCAGAAACTGGGATTTCCTGCAAaatttttggattttaaaattcagaatatgGTGGGCAGCTGTGATGTGAAATTTCCCATCAGACTGGAAGGATTGGTACTCACACACCAGCAGTTcagcag CTACGAGCCGGAATTGTTTCCTGGCTTAATCTACAGAATGATTAAGCCAAGAATTGTTCtgcttatttttgtttctggaaaAGTGGTTTTAACTG gTGCTAAAGTACGAGCAGAAATCTATGAAGCATTTGAAAACATCTATCCTATTTTAAAGGGATTCAGAAAGACAACGTAA
- the PSMB1 gene encoding proteasome subunit beta type-1 — protein sequence MLSTAGYGPCRPEAGCGLEAPVQRYRFSPYTFNGGTVLAIAGEDFCIVASDTRLSEGYSIHSRDSPKCYKLTEQTVIGCTGFHGDCLTLTKIIEARLKMYKHSNNKTMTTGAIAAMLSTILYSRRFFPYYVYNIIGGLDEEGKGAVYSFDPVGSYERDSFKAAGSASAMLQPLLDNQIGFKNMQNVERVPLTLEKALQLVKDVFISAAERDVYTGDALKICIVTKEGIKEQTVQLRKD from the exons ATGCTGTCCACCGCGGGATACGGGCCCTGCCGGCCCGAGGCGGGCTGCGGGCTGGAGGCGCCCGTGCAGCGCTACCGCTTCTCGCCGTACACCTTCAACGGAGG GACTGTGCTGGCAATTGCTGGAGAAGACTTTTGTATCGTTGCCTCTGACACACGTCTGAGTGAAGGCTATTCAATTCACTCCCGGGACAGTCCAAAATGCTACAAGCT AACAGAACAAACGGTCATTGGATGCACTGGTTTCCATGGGGACTGCCTTACCCTTACTAAAATTATTGAAGCCAGATTAAAG ATGTACAAGCATTCCAACAACAAGACCATGACTACAGGGGCTATTGCAGCAATGCTGTCTACAATCCTGTACTCTCGACGTTTCTTTCCCTACTACGTTTACAATATAATTGGTGGACTTGATGAAGAAG ggaagggagcagTTTATAGCTTTGATCCAGTGGGCTCCTATGAGAGAGATTCTTTCAAAGCAGCTGGATCAGCCAGTGCCATGTTGCAGCCTTTGCTGGATAACCAG ATTGGCTTCAAGAACATGCAAAATGTGGAACGTGTACCTCTGACCCTGGAAAAGGCTTTGCAGCTGGTTAAGGATGtcttcatttctgctgctgagagaGATGTGTACACTGGGGATGCACTGAAGATTTGCATTGTTacaaaagaaggaattaaagAGCAAACTGTCCAGTTACGAAAAGACTAA